The following are encoded in a window of Scleropages formosus chromosome 7, fSclFor1.1, whole genome shotgun sequence genomic DNA:
- the LOC108931687 gene encoding bombesin-like, with the protein MAKVAWKEVCRFAFLTHFIMFSYISLATSVSVDLTELRNKVSKIQVNPRGNLWATGHFMGKKSVADSLLLESAKEGASAAAGTPVRMRALGEPLLRDPRRDAPDAAHSSLPETDLMMKILKSFGWKRRK; encoded by the exons ATGGCTAAAGTAGCGTGGAAAGAAGTCTGCAGATTTGCATTCCTCACTCACTTTATCATGTTCTCTTACATTTCTCTGGCCACTTCAGTGAGTGTCGATTTAACAGAGCTTCGAAATAAGGTTTCAAAAATCCAAGTAAATCCGAGGGGAAATCTTTGGGCGACAG GGCACTTCATGGGGAAGAAGAGTGTTGCGGACAGCCTGCTACTCGAGTCCGCGAAGGAAGGCGCGTCCGCCGCTGCGGGGACACCTGTGCGCATGCGCGCTCTCGGCGAGCCGCTCCTTCGGGACCCACGGAGGGACGCGCCGGACGCAGCGCATTCCAGCCTCCCG GAAACCGatttaatgatgaaaatactGAAGAGCTTCGGGTGGAAGCGCAGGAAGTGA
- the kti12 gene encoding protein KTI12 homolog: protein MPLIIMCGFPCSGKSRRTRELKEYFLKSTERKVIVIGDDTVGIAKNSVYADVQMEKSLRGTLRSEVERMVNKDDVVILDSMNYIKGYRYELFCLVKHAQTPQCLVYCITTPEDSSTWNTSRPPEERYTQEILDSLVMRFEPPDSRNRWDSPLFTVQKDDALPLVAISDAVFRRKAPAPNQSTQSQPLSSANFLHQLDRVTQDVLMAILNSQKTFVPGDVLTVPGATEKIELTRSLNMVELRRLRRQFISYSKMHPTEDMGQIANMFVQYLNRNMK from the exons ATGCCTTTAATAATCATGTGCGGTTTTCCGTGTAGTGGTAAAAGCCGCAGGACACGGGAGTTAAAGGAATACTTTCTGAAAAGTACGGAAAGGAAGGTGATTGTGATTGGAGACGACACAGTTGGCATTGCAAAGAACAGTGTATATGCAG ATGTTCAGATGGAGAAAAGTCTGAGGGGAACCTTAAGGTCTGAAGTTGAGAG GATGGTAAACAAAGATGATGTTGTCATCCTGGATTCAATGAATTACATCAAAG GGTACAGATATGAACTGTTCTGTCTTGTCAAACATGCTCAAACACCACAGTGTCTT GTGTATTGCATAACCACGCCAGAAGATAGTTCCACTTGGAACACAAGTAGACCACCTGAGGAGAGGTACACCCAGGAGAT ACTAGATTCTCTGGtaatgagatttgaaccacCAGACTCAAGGAACCGTTGGGACAGCCCTCTCTTCACAGTACAGAAAGATGACGCACTTCCCTTGGTAGCCATTTCGGATGCAGTCTTCCGCAGGAAGGCTCCTGCTCCAAACCAgtcaacacagagt CAACCACTGTCTTCCGCAAACTTTTTACATCAGCTGGACAGAGTTACACAAGATGTTTTGATG GCTATCCTTAACTCGCAGAAGACATTTGTCCCTGGAGATGTTCTTACAGTCCCTGGAGCTACTGAAAAG ATAGAGCTGACAAGATCGCTGAATATGGTGGAGCTTCGCAGACTACGGCGCCAGTTCATCAGCTACTCCAAGATGCACCCAACAGAAGACATGGGACAGATAGCCAACATGTTTGTGCAGTATCTAAACAGGAACATGAAGTAA